In a genomic window of Mageeibacillus indolicus UPII9-5:
- a CDS encoding DUF5711 family protein, which produces MALTVKKSTIKRRRHSRSGFLTLVMLVIILFLMVAVILLQFPFFANKGRPRIDKEQISGIEAFPLDAVNAKNTYALPGNQVMKVSDGQIQLTNLQGEVELSLDGNITDPKLLIRDNMFLLVEQNGFHYYLFKDAELVYSGKTDHPIISYNFAPDGHAALVMEAEGTKGLVSVLDPKGELLFTLTVQDNKDSGFVLSTAFSYDCKSLYVSMINVAGAVQEPIINAYSLENQNLAKIIAQYKPSVKSPLPLIYSFDDGNTVFAGAEAMVLLRSSELSQPGKLNGFTHGGKMKDAFFFIGSSNAAGPYYFNVVKNLAKFPGKTENGYQLPDIPREVQSNGNYVAVLVGDDMYRFSAGSPNTPAVFAMQGKVQHFAVDSHGNILCVCSDGVRKIIN; this is translated from the coding sequence ATGGCTTTAACCGTAAAAAAATCTACAATCAAGCGTAGACGGCACTCTCGTTCAGGCTTTCTAACCTTGGTCATGTTAGTGATAATTCTATTTTTGATGGTGGCGGTTATTTTACTTCAATTCCCTTTTTTTGCAAATAAAGGAAGGCCGCGTATCGACAAAGAGCAGATCTCCGGCATTGAAGCTTTCCCGCTAGATGCGGTGAATGCCAAGAATACCTATGCTTTGCCTGGTAATCAGGTGATGAAAGTGAGTGATGGTCAGATTCAGTTGACCAACTTGCAAGGTGAGGTTGAACTGTCGCTTGACGGTAATATAACTGACCCTAAATTATTGATCCGAGACAATATGTTTTTGTTGGTCGAACAAAACGGTTTCCATTATTATTTGTTTAAGGATGCGGAACTGGTGTATAGTGGGAAAACAGATCATCCTATTATTTCGTACAATTTTGCCCCTGACGGGCATGCTGCTTTAGTAATGGAAGCAGAAGGGACGAAAGGGTTGGTTTCGGTGCTTGACCCTAAAGGTGAGTTGTTGTTCACACTTACAGTTCAAGATAACAAGGATTCAGGTTTTGTGCTGTCCACCGCCTTTTCCTACGACTGTAAAAGTCTTTATGTGAGTATGATAAATGTAGCCGGTGCTGTCCAAGAGCCTATCATTAACGCTTACAGCTTGGAAAACCAAAATTTGGCTAAAATTATTGCTCAGTATAAACCGAGCGTGAAGTCGCCGCTACCTTTAATTTATTCATTTGATGATGGCAACACTGTCTTTGCTGGAGCGGAAGCGATGGTCTTATTGCGTTCGAGCGAATTGTCACAACCAGGTAAATTGAACGGCTTTACCCATGGCGGAAAAATGAAGGATGCTTTTTTCTTTATCGGGTCAAGCAATGCCGCCGGGCCTTATTATTTTAATGTGGTAAAGAATTTGGCGAAGTTTCCAGGTAAGACGGAAAATGGTTATCAGCTGCCGGATATCCCACGTGAAGTTCAGTCTAACGGAAATTACGTTGCAGTGCTGGTTGGGGATGATATGTATCGTTTTTCAGCTGGGTCGCCAAATACGCCGGCGGTCTTTGCGATGCAAGGTAAGGTGCAGCATTTTGCGGTGGACAGTCATGGCAATATTTTATGTGTTTGTTCGGACGGCGTACGTAAAATTATCAATTAG
- a CDS encoding acyl-ACP thioesterase domain-containing protein, which yields MESLAYKFKIRDYEVDFEGKVPVHILFRHWQEAALNATPSFQTVLGEKAANLIWMLDNCQFEYYRPITKGMNVINCTAVIKSVGPYIFRSYTAYDADSQTLLATGLGKWYIVDAGDRKIYRSVDKIFQSINHHENSAMAVANTTVYKPIVPVDLPDCKHWPIPESTPVITALKQAEFSDLDRNGHVNNANYWRFISDALVSAAGETGSIKQGSICFRREITLGERFRLNFYSYDTINRDAVDHKRVGRDSPTNDGKSFFVCGKTDSQSNESDANFKAFISLAHNW from the coding sequence ATGGAAAGCTTGGCTTATAAATTTAAAATTAGAGATTACGAGGTCGATTTTGAGGGCAAAGTACCGGTACATATTTTATTTCGGCATTGGCAGGAGGCGGCTTTAAATGCTACGCCATCTTTCCAAACAGTTCTAGGCGAGAAAGCCGCAAATTTAATTTGGATGTTAGATAATTGCCAATTCGAATATTATAGGCCGATTACTAAAGGAATGAATGTTATTAACTGTACAGCAGTCATAAAGTCAGTAGGCCCATATATATTTCGTAGCTACACCGCTTACGATGCCGATTCGCAAACGCTTCTCGCAACTGGTCTGGGCAAGTGGTATATAGTTGATGCAGGTGATAGAAAAATATATCGATCTGTTGACAAAATTTTTCAAAGCATAAATCATCATGAAAATTCCGCTATGGCCGTGGCTAATACAACTGTATATAAACCGATTGTACCGGTTGATTTGCCTGACTGCAAACATTGGCCAATACCAGAAAGTACGCCTGTAATTACGGCTTTAAAGCAAGCTGAATTCAGTGATTTGGACCGAAATGGCCATGTAAATAATGCCAATTACTGGCGATTTATTTCAGATGCTTTGGTTTCAGCTGCGGGAGAGACCGGTTCGATAAAACAAGGTTCAATTTGTTTTCGACGAGAAATAACTTTGGGAGAACGGTTTAGACTTAACTTCTATAGTTATGATACAATTAACAGAGATGCTGTTGACCATAAGCGTGTCGGGCGCGATTCGCCGACGAATGACGGCAAGTCATTTTTTGTCTGTGGCAAAACTGACAGCCAAAGCAATGAATCCGATGCTAATTTTAAAGCATTCATTTCCTTGGCGCATAATTGGTAA
- a CDS encoding DUF4340 domain-containing protein, with product MSRSHRWILLFIFMAVSGIAMTGGIVAYNNIFSAETAVFNSGGDRLNSNKSSNNERGGAARIFTFTKADISRIVLYSGGKMSLDITPNTLDLSTWDLNGDRLLQVDQKKLNRYIEELLNISFSAKQSANNYTLKELGLDYPRYELRFTLHNGDVHSLSVGGRLPGTTASYGIIDYNIRSLGVLRDQLTLLQQNNRNFFVDNIFNIEQAGVTDFYYFNSQRPLKLYFVKNGANWELNRPYVRPAHPAEFQALLTNLLHLNALAYIDAGDMKYLNLNSTEPQYTFVIGQGSKKNKLEIYTDKLGNYYGRIDDKEFMCVLPESLNVLINKPVNFFLTSLFDLPDFDEVGTIQVDYGGKSVVFHKKGNSWRRGESPPDENMQSALKVWYNNLAQTTIISTADRPQDTISSYSCYIQTDRGKSKILEWHKINSEAALLWIDGKDTGVVTKLPPWPAKLQLD from the coding sequence ATGTCACGATCACATAGATGGATTTTGCTTTTTATTTTTATGGCTGTGTCGGGTATAGCGATGACAGGCGGAATTGTTGCGTATAACAATATCTTTTCTGCGGAAACGGCTGTTTTTAATTCTGGCGGAGATCGGCTCAATTCCAACAAAAGTAGCAATAACGAGCGAGGAGGGGCTGCACGTATCTTCACTTTCACCAAGGCTGATATAAGTAGAATTGTACTCTATAGTGGCGGCAAAATGAGTTTAGATATAACCCCCAATACACTCGACTTATCCACTTGGGATCTTAACGGCGATCGCCTCCTTCAAGTCGACCAAAAAAAATTAAATAGATATATTGAAGAATTGCTTAATATTAGCTTTTCAGCTAAACAGAGTGCTAACAATTATACTTTAAAAGAACTTGGGTTGGACTATCCTCGCTATGAATTGAGGTTTACTCTACATAACGGTGATGTGCATTCATTAAGCGTGGGCGGTCGGCTTCCGGGAACCACGGCAAGTTATGGTATTATTGATTACAATATCCGTAGTCTAGGGGTGCTGCGCGATCAATTGACTTTGTTGCAGCAAAATAACCGGAATTTTTTTGTCGATAATATTTTCAATATCGAACAAGCTGGAGTGACCGATTTTTATTACTTCAATAGCCAAAGACCGTTGAAACTTTATTTTGTAAAGAACGGTGCAAACTGGGAGCTTAATCGCCCCTATGTCAGGCCTGCGCATCCGGCAGAATTTCAGGCTCTTTTGACCAATCTTTTGCATTTAAACGCCTTAGCTTATATTGATGCCGGAGATATGAAATATTTAAATCTTAATTCTACTGAACCACAGTACACCTTTGTCATAGGGCAGGGAAGCAAAAAAAATAAATTGGAGATCTATACGGATAAGTTGGGAAACTATTACGGGCGAATCGACGATAAAGAATTCATGTGTGTTTTACCAGAAAGTCTTAATGTTTTAATCAACAAACCGGTTAATTTCTTTCTGACATCTTTATTTGATCTGCCGGATTTTGACGAAGTCGGCACAATTCAAGTTGATTATGGCGGTAAAAGTGTTGTTTTTCACAAGAAAGGCAATAGCTGGCGACGAGGAGAGTCTCCACCGGATGAAAATATGCAATCAGCCCTCAAAGTTTGGTATAATAATTTGGCTCAGACTACCATTATATCCACTGCCGACCGTCCGCAAGATACAATCAGCTCTTATTCTTGCTATATACAAACTGATCGTGGCAAAAGTAAAATCTTAGAATGGCATAAGATTAATTCAGAAGCAGCATTGTTATGGATAGACGGTAAAGATACGGGCGTGGTTACTAAATTGCCACCTTGGCCTGCCAAATTACAACTTGATTAG
- a CDS encoding NAD(P)/FAD-dependent oxidoreductase, whose protein sequence is MFIVEGKLPPDYTSDDVENMIRDEAPRAVRRMLSAGFSWRYKRLSLDARTGRPLHYALQVEVYLKNEQLPPKNVIEWPTKFPAVGKLVGNSESGAKQSNTSMEHPIVVGLGPAGIFAALYLARAGFKPIVIEQGKPAYDRLDDVHEFWQTGHLNPFSNVQFGEGGAGTFSDGKLHTGIKSPWIKTVLQTFVAAGADDEILYSSHPHIGTDRLPEVITNVRKMIETMGGEVRFNAVFERLIVEDNRVCGIIYHDAITGRQTHLAGSEVVLAIGHSSRETYFNLAEQNVPMQAKPMAIGVRIEHPQELIDFSQYKSNYEKYKDVLPPSPYKLTCRVPNGRAVYSFCMCPGGEVIAAASQSGEVVTNGMSNSRRDGYYANSALLVNVTPTDYQSFVEEHGENISDAVLKKWAERVKCYPELAGIFMQEYLEHACFERGGRTYAAPVMLLKDFMPKNLKLSLSKKTFEDQGETYRPGVKYVDFISILPKYIITTLQYGITSFAQKILNFDYPLARLYAVESRSSSPVRLNRDENRESSLAGLYPVGEGAGYAGGITSAAVDGLRSAEEIVRRKNEGKRG, encoded by the coding sequence ATGTTTATTGTAGAAGGCAAGTTGCCGCCTGATTATACTTCTGACGATGTTGAAAACATGATTCGCGATGAAGCACCGCGAGCAGTTAGACGCATGCTTTCAGCTGGTTTCAGCTGGCGATATAAGCGACTTAGTTTAGATGCACGTACCGGAAGACCGTTGCACTATGCGTTACAAGTGGAGGTGTATCTAAAAAATGAGCAATTGCCGCCGAAAAATGTCATTGAATGGCCAACTAAATTTCCTGCGGTTGGAAAGTTAGTTGGGAACTCTGAATCAGGCGCAAAGCAAAGCAATACAAGTATGGAACATCCGATTGTCGTAGGCTTAGGGCCGGCCGGAATATTTGCCGCACTTTACTTGGCGCGAGCTGGATTTAAGCCGATAGTAATTGAACAGGGTAAACCGGCTTACGACCGTTTAGATGATGTGCATGAGTTTTGGCAAACTGGTCACCTGAATCCTTTCAGCAATGTTCAGTTTGGCGAAGGTGGGGCTGGTACGTTCTCAGACGGTAAACTGCATACAGGTATAAAAAGTCCTTGGATAAAAACCGTTTTACAGACTTTTGTGGCTGCCGGTGCCGATGATGAAATCCTTTATTCCTCTCATCCTCACATTGGTACTGATCGTTTACCTGAGGTTATTACTAATGTACGAAAGATGATCGAAACTATGGGCGGAGAAGTGCGCTTCAACGCAGTTTTTGAACGTTTAATTGTTGAAGACAACCGTGTTTGCGGCATAATATATCATGATGCAATAACTGGGAGGCAGACTCATCTTGCCGGAAGTGAGGTTGTTTTGGCAATTGGCCACAGCAGCCGTGAGACATACTTCAATTTAGCTGAGCAAAATGTTCCTATGCAAGCCAAGCCGATGGCGATTGGTGTTCGTATTGAACATCCCCAAGAATTAATCGATTTTAGCCAATACAAAAGTAACTACGAAAAATATAAAGATGTTTTGCCTCCTTCGCCATATAAGCTTACCTGCCGGGTGCCGAATGGAAGGGCGGTTTATAGTTTTTGTATGTGTCCAGGTGGAGAAGTAATTGCCGCTGCTTCACAATCAGGTGAAGTGGTTACTAATGGAATGAGCAATTCAAGGCGGGATGGTTACTATGCCAACAGCGCCTTGCTCGTCAATGTAACTCCTACTGATTATCAATCCTTTGTGGAAGAACACGGTGAAAATATTTCCGATGCGGTATTGAAAAAATGGGCTGAACGGGTTAAGTGCTATCCTGAGCTAGCCGGCATCTTTATGCAGGAGTATTTGGAGCATGCCTGCTTTGAGCGGGGAGGGCGTACTTATGCCGCCCCGGTTATGTTGCTTAAAGATTTTATGCCAAAAAATCTGAAACTATCTTTAAGCAAAAAAACTTTTGAAGATCAAGGTGAAACCTATCGCCCCGGGGTAAAATACGTTGACTTTATTAGCATATTACCTAAATACATCATTACAACATTACAATATGGTATCACTTCATTCGCACAAAAAATACTTAACTTTGATTATCCATTGGCAAGACTGTACGCGGTAGAATCTCGCAGTTCATCACCGGTACGACTTAATCGCGACGAAAACAGGGAAAGTTCACTTGCTGGATTATATCCGGTAGGTGAAGGAGCAGGGTATGCCGGTGGTATTACTTCAGCAGCAGTAGATGGATTGCGCTCGGCTGAAGAAATAGTTCGTCGCAAAAATGAGGGCAAAAGGGGATAA
- a CDS encoding NAD(P)/FAD-dependent oxidoreductase, whose product MKDMKLKFDVIIVGGGAAGFTTALSIIRPDLWPAHFPRSVYSSNNLRPLRILLIEAQSDLLRKLAATGNGRCNLGNLHVTAADYPTFTVVDGCKVDGCKPDDLTKDLPVQALNFWSPRDTVNWFLNMGLALTAEEGRLYPYTKRAASVRDVMLNCFWSSQRDNTWQNTCEVYCDTAVKSVSYDGNKFKLLLSSDRCVITDKLVLAAGGEVQPSGKHFAGSGLALAESLGLVLDQPRPALVPLQLKHPLKRVAGLRCHGKLTVRRLNRTDIAGADGIDLFSDQGEILFTDYGLSGIPALSCAAALGVPAGPESVTVASDSVGKKGGKSLLEEVAILDFFPEWSEMKLSAQLVYNASVHAKSTFSADVDYYQANCQTDYRSKESSASRADIKQRLSELSHYDQIYFTENEYQAACSGLLDLNLSKEIWYRLNNFAKPKSSDKHLTGQNYQYKHRGDFCGVAVENYKPSTLGREYRQSIGGEPVISVAELSSTLKHFVMMLAGTKDYSNAQTNAGGLKLKQFKTNFEARNIPGLYAVGEILSVTGVCGGYNLHWAWASGSRAGLDLLRRLSEGNARSIT is encoded by the coding sequence ATGAAAGATATGAAATTGAAATTTGATGTGATTATTGTTGGTGGTGGGGCTGCCGGTTTTACAACGGCCCTTAGCATTATTCGGCCTGATCTTTGGCCGGCTCATTTTCCTCGTTCTGTTTATTCTAGTAATAATTTGCGTCCGTTGCGAATTTTGCTGATTGAAGCTCAATCTGATTTGCTGCGCAAGCTCGCAGCAACGGGTAATGGCCGTTGTAATTTGGGAAATTTGCATGTAACTGCTGCTGATTATCCGACTTTTACTGTGGTGGACGGTTGCAAGGTGGACGGTTGCAAGCCGGATGATTTAACCAAAGATTTGCCGGTGCAAGCTCTTAATTTCTGGTCACCGCGTGACACTGTTAACTGGTTTTTGAATATGGGGCTGGCTTTAACTGCTGAAGAAGGAAGGTTGTACCCTTATACTAAACGGGCGGCTTCGGTGCGTGATGTAATGCTCAATTGTTTTTGGTCAAGTCAGCGAGATAACACCTGGCAAAATACTTGTGAAGTATATTGTGACACCGCGGTTAAGTCTGTTTCTTATGATGGCAATAAATTTAAATTGTTACTCAGCTCCGATCGATGTGTTATCACCGATAAACTGGTTTTGGCTGCTGGGGGTGAAGTTCAACCTTCAGGCAAACATTTTGCCGGTTCTGGACTGGCGTTGGCTGAAAGTTTGGGGTTGGTGCTAGATCAGCCTCGACCGGCATTGGTGCCTTTGCAATTAAAGCACCCACTCAAACGTGTGGCGGGACTTCGCTGCCATGGAAAATTGACCGTCAGACGTCTTAATCGCACCGATATCGCCGGGGCAGACGGTATTGATTTATTCAGTGACCAAGGTGAAATTCTCTTTACCGATTACGGGCTGTCTGGTATACCGGCCTTATCCTGTGCGGCGGCCCTTGGCGTGCCGGCTGGGCCAGAGTCAGTTACTGTGGCGAGTGATTCGGTCGGGAAAAAAGGAGGAAAATCTTTGCTGGAGGAAGTGGCTATTTTGGATTTTTTCCCGGAATGGTCAGAGATGAAATTATCAGCTCAGCTGGTATATAACGCATCCGTTCATGCAAAATCTACATTTTCAGCTGACGTCGACTATTATCAAGCAAACTGCCAAACCGATTATCGTTCCAAGGAAAGTTCAGCCTCGCGTGCCGATATTAAGCAGCGATTATCGGAACTATCTCATTATGATCAAATATATTTTACGGAAAATGAATATCAAGCAGCATGCAGTGGACTATTGGATTTGAACTTGAGTAAAGAAATATGGTATAGGCTGAACAATTTTGCCAAGCCTAAGTCGTCTGATAAACATTTAACAGGCCAGAATTACCAATACAAACACAGGGGCGATTTTTGCGGCGTGGCTGTGGAAAACTATAAGCCTTCGACTTTAGGCCGAGAATACCGGCAGTCCATTGGTGGCGAACCAGTAATAAGTGTGGCAGAACTTTCATCCACTCTCAAGCATTTCGTAATGATGTTAGCCGGTACCAAAGATTATAGCAATGCTCAAACTAATGCAGGGGGTCTTAAATTAAAACAGTTTAAGACGAATTTTGAAGCAAGGAACATACCAGGTTTATATGCCGTAGGTGAAATTTTATCTGTGACCGGGGTGTGTGGAGGGTATAATTTACATTGGGCTTGGGCAAGCGGCAGCCGAGCGGGACTTGATTTGCTCAGACGATTAAGCGAAGGAAACGCTAGGTCAATTACCTGA
- a CDS encoding polysaccharide biosynthesis protein — translation MNLLNKFKIKNDAKAKTLYDKNYEQHDKSLLYRSVRMVLPLLLDALLLNLAFAAVIIFFKLSFGEEFGAFYSLKYYFSTYIQFTCTAIVINILLGSYRNGWEVVNLHCFCRLFFNVLISFGGYYYCRNMILAMPLSKAFAVGQAVLTLILWLLFRHLVYRIRNWLPRFTDSRLLLAKRTLIVGAGVAGESIAKILFNDPTNRGNPIIFVDDDNGKIGRRVAGIKVAGGREDIPRLAKIYGIERIIIAIPFICESALREILAYCRQSDCEIIKSNFGDLAEIRRQAMTSLHDDDTADMKGGLDSHTGTGEQLNYDSFAELLADAEKRPELIAANQVQDLGSYRCLGDILSTKPIKKSIKQNSFDSAMKGGILTETIMRKPIPYNQNSLYNQYVGKTVCIAGCGTIGQALLNELVNLEPACIILMDNSMMTLANLRPLLSSCSPKIKTVLVLGDVSSPEHLQQELSDYTIDYYFNCVDYGSFQPPLMMISSYERNYIGAAAALAAYAARHQHTTRGFVQVGTELLPVLNATVERLLKDILAANDIPYTTVAVGRVLRRNGNSMMRVNLTRSQQDLQYWQGKQEQGTKSGNTAGEIATLLLLSMNYVKLNHSLEINWPPETGSETGSETGLNKSNRAGSASLTELDESPSEEINISLQPGLRPRANFHKIYDNIFM, via the coding sequence ATGAACCTGTTAAACAAGTTTAAAATTAAAAATGATGCTAAAGCGAAAACGCTTTATGATAAGAACTACGAGCAACACGATAAATCTCTTCTTTATCGCAGTGTTAGAATGGTTCTGCCCCTACTGTTGGATGCTTTGCTGCTAAACTTAGCCTTTGCGGCAGTAATCATTTTCTTCAAACTAAGTTTCGGCGAAGAATTTGGTGCTTTTTACAGCCTAAAATATTATTTCAGTACCTACATCCAATTTACTTGCACTGCCATCGTCATAAATATTCTGCTCGGCAGTTATCGTAACGGATGGGAAGTGGTGAACTTGCATTGCTTTTGCCGCTTGTTTTTTAACGTATTGATTTCATTCGGAGGATATTATTATTGCCGTAATATGATTTTGGCAATGCCGCTGTCGAAGGCTTTTGCAGTCGGACAGGCAGTTCTTACTTTGATACTTTGGCTGCTATTCAGACATCTTGTCTATAGAATCAGGAATTGGTTACCGCGTTTTACCGATAGTCGTCTTTTACTGGCGAAACGTACTTTGATTGTAGGTGCCGGGGTTGCCGGTGAAAGTATAGCCAAAATTTTATTTAATGATCCGACTAATCGAGGTAATCCGATAATTTTTGTTGATGATGACAATGGCAAAATCGGCCGGCGAGTGGCTGGGATAAAGGTTGCCGGGGGAAGGGAAGATATTCCACGTCTGGCCAAAATATACGGGATTGAAAGAATAATCATCGCTATACCATTTATTTGCGAGTCGGCTTTGCGTGAAATTTTGGCCTATTGTCGGCAAAGTGACTGCGAAATTATAAAATCAAATTTCGGCGATTTGGCCGAGATAAGACGGCAGGCCATGACCTCTTTGCATGATGATGATACGGCTGATATGAAAGGCGGCCTGGATTCGCATACTGGGACCGGCGAACAACTGAACTATGATAGTTTTGCCGAATTACTGGCTGACGCTGAAAAACGTCCTGAGCTAATTGCAGCGAATCAAGTCCAAGACTTAGGCTCTTATCGTTGCCTTGGTGATATTTTATCAACAAAACCTATAAAAAAATCTATTAAACAAAATTCCTTCGACAGTGCGATGAAAGGTGGCATTTTAACCGAAACTATCATGCGTAAGCCTATACCGTATAATCAAAATAGTTTATATAATCAATATGTAGGTAAAACCGTGTGTATAGCCGGTTGTGGTACAATTGGCCAAGCTTTACTGAATGAACTGGTTAATTTGGAACCAGCCTGTATTATTTTGATGGACAACTCAATGATGACCTTGGCCAATCTTAGGCCTTTGCTTTCTTCCTGCTCACCCAAAATTAAAACGGTTTTGGTGCTTGGTGATGTGAGTAGTCCTGAACATCTGCAGCAAGAATTGTCGGATTATACGATTGATTACTATTTCAATTGTGTTGACTACGGCAGCTTTCAACCGCCCCTGATGATGATAAGCAGTTATGAACGTAATTATATCGGTGCAGCCGCCGCTTTAGCCGCATATGCTGCTAGGCATCAGCATACCACGCGTGGCTTTGTCCAAGTCGGTACCGAACTTTTGCCAGTTCTTAATGCAACGGTAGAAAGGTTGCTGAAAGATATTTTGGCGGCCAATGATATTCCTTATACAACAGTTGCCGTAGGGCGGGTTTTGCGACGAAATGGTAATTCTATGATGCGAGTTAATTTGACTAGGTCGCAGCAAGATCTACAATACTGGCAAGGAAAGCAAGAGCAGGGGACAAAATCTGGCAATACTGCAGGAGAGATAGCTACTCTTTTGCTCCTTTCGATGAACTATGTCAAGTTGAATCATAGCCTGGAGATTAACTGGCCGCCTGAAACAGGTTCTGAAACAGGTTCTGAAACAGGTTTAAACAAGAGTAACCGTGCAGGCTCGGCAAGTTTAACAGAGCTGGACGAAAGTCCATCCGAGGAAATTAACATCTCTTTGCAACCAGGCCTGCGCCCAAGAGCAAATTTTCACAAAATATATGATAATATTTTTATGTAA